Sequence from the Pontibacter pudoricolor genome:
TAGAATTATAGTTTAAAATATCAGACTATAAAAAAAGATCCCCTGCAGCTTCTGGCTGGTAAAGGATAGATTCAATTTTGTAATACAGCATTCCCTGTGGGGCAGGCCATTCTACTTCGTCGCCTACTTTGCCACCCAGGATAGCGGTTGCAACCGGAGCCAGTACAGAAATCTTACGCGCATTAAGGTCAGCATCTTTCGGATACACAACCGTAATCTCAATTTCTTTCCCGGTTTTCATGTCTTTCAGGCGCACCAAGGAATTCATAGTTACTACATCAGTCGGCACTTCTTCTGAGGCTACAACTTTTGCGCGCTTCAGTTCTTTACACAACCCTTCAACAGAGGCAGCGCCACCATTCTGGCGTTGCAACTGCACCAGGCTATGCAGGCGTTCTTGATCTTTTTCGGTTAAATAAATGGGGTTCATATAAGTCTAGTTTAATATGAGTTGATGCTCTTTCGTGAGTATTGATCCTGGTTCTGTCGGCTTAAAGTAAATATCTTCAAAGCTCAGCGTTCTGCCAGATTCCACTCTTCTGAAAATCTTGTCCGGCGTAATACTGTCTATGCTGCCAAACCCGCAGGCTTCCATCACTTCTATGGTTGATTTTATAGTATTGCCATGGAAATTTGCTACACGCACTCTCTTATCAGCAACATCCAGACCCTTATAAAGGTTTTCGTCCTGCGTAGCAATACCTACCGGGCAACGACCTGAGTCGCACTGAAGCGCCTGTATACAGCCCAGTGCAAACATCATTCCGCGGGCACTGTAGCAAATATCCGCACCCAACGAGATCGCCTTTATTATATCTACGCCAGTTATGATCTTTCCGGCTGCAATCACGCGAACTTCTTTTCTGAGCTTATATTTTACCAGCATCTCCTGCACAAACGAAAGGGCATCGTAGAGCGGCATACCTAAACTATCTGTAAACTCTAGCGGCGCTGCACCGGTTCCACCTTCTGCTCCATCTATCGTAATAAAGTCAGGGAAAATCTGGTTATGCATCATTTCCTGGCAAAGGCGCTCAAACTCCAGTTTGTTACCGATACAAAGCTTGATACCGATCGGCTTGCCTTGCGACAGAACACGAAGCTTCTCGATGAAAAGCAACATGGTGAACTGGTCCTGGAAAGCAGAGTGCGCCGGTGGTGAAGCAACGGTAGTATGTGGCACCACTTTACGGATCGCAGCGATCTCCGGCGTGTTTTTAGCAGCTGGCAAAATACCCCCATGGCCTGGTTTTGCACCCTGCGACAGCTTTATTTCCACCATTTTAATGTTTGGATGGGCAACCTGCTCCTCGTATAGTTTCTCTGAGAAGTTACCATGGCTATCGCGGCATCCAAAGTAGCCCGTACCTATCTGCCAGATCAGGTCGCCACCACCTTCTATGTGGAACGGACTCACGCCCCCTTCACCGGTGTTATGCGCAAACCTGCCCAGTTTAGCTCCTCCACTTAAAGCCGTTACCGCTGTTTTACTCAGCGAGCCGTAGCTCATGGCCGATATATTATAGATGCTGGCGCTATAAGGCTGCGTACAACGGCTGCCACCCACTGTTACACGCAGGTCTTCTTCCGTTACATGGGCCGGAAACATGGTATGTGCAATCCACTCGAAACCATTTTCCTGGCTGTTGGCCTGCATACCAAATGGCACCGTTTGCCGTACGTTCTTAGCGCGCTGGTAAACTATAGATCGCGTGCGGCGGCTAAAAGGCTTACCATCCAGGTCCGACTCAAAGAAATACTGGCGGATCTCCGGGCGAATACTCTCAAAAAAGTAGCGCAAATAACCTATAATTGGGTAGTTGCGCAGTATAGAATGCCTCGGCTGACGTATATTATGGATATAAACTGCCTGCAACGGTAGCACTAATACCAACAAAGCTATATAAGCTATATTTTGGTAAGCCAGGTATAAAATAAGGGTATAAATGGCTGCAAAAGCAACCGCAAAAAGTTGCCTTACGCTAAGTTTGATTGACATA
This genomic interval carries:
- the rnk gene encoding nucleoside diphosphate kinase regulator; translated protein: MNPIYLTEKDQERLHSLVQLQRQNGGAASVEGLCKELKRAKVVASEEVPTDVVTMNSLVRLKDMKTGKEIEITVVYPKDADLNARKISVLAPVATAILGGKVGDEVEWPAPQGMLYYKIESILYQPEAAGDLFL
- a CDS encoding FMN-binding glutamate synthase family protein, translating into MSIKLSVRQLFAVAFAAIYTLILYLAYQNIAYIALLVLVLPLQAVYIHNIRQPRHSILRNYPIIGYLRYFFESIRPEIRQYFFESDLDGKPFSRRTRSIVYQRAKNVRQTVPFGMQANSQENGFEWIAHTMFPAHVTEEDLRVTVGGSRCTQPYSASIYNISAMSYGSLSKTAVTALSGGAKLGRFAHNTGEGGVSPFHIEGGGDLIWQIGTGYFGCRDSHGNFSEKLYEEQVAHPNIKMVEIKLSQGAKPGHGGILPAAKNTPEIAAIRKVVPHTTVASPPAHSAFQDQFTMLLFIEKLRVLSQGKPIGIKLCIGNKLEFERLCQEMMHNQIFPDFITIDGAEGGTGAAPLEFTDSLGMPLYDALSFVQEMLVKYKLRKEVRVIAAGKIITGVDIIKAISLGADICYSARGMMFALGCIQALQCDSGRCPVGIATQDENLYKGLDVADKRVRVANFHGNTIKSTIEVMEACGFGSIDSITPDKIFRRVESGRTLSFEDIYFKPTEPGSILTKEHQLILN